The genomic region aaaataaatcaaGAAGTTGTACAGGAAAAGAACTTTAAAATTTTGTTGCTAAACAAACCATGTGATAATATTTTGTCCCAAAACAAGTACTTAATGATTAAATTACTCTTCTCCCTCCCCTCATTCTCCCTAAAAACATGTGAATGTCCGTGTATATTAGATTAAATATTTGCTCAACAAAGTGCAAACTGTGACAACATCCAATGATCTTCTTATATTTGTCTGTGCTTTATTTCGACATAACTCATTGCAGAACATACATACATAAGACAGATTTCAAGCAAAATTCAACAGTATACAAAACAAAAAGCTGTGTTGTGACTCAAATGTTTATTCTATGTTATCATGCTTGTATTGTGCCCCTATTGACTGGCATGAACACACCCAAAGAGAGgggaaaatgaaaaacaaaaatgtGCAAATTTATAGCATTTGACTTTACTTCTAGTGAACCAAAGCCAGTGAAGTAAAGGCGGGTAGGAGTAACTGCCATCACATAATATCTAGTCTCATTAATTACGCTAGAAAGAAGATATACCTGTAAACCCATTAAAGCTTCTGGAAGTTCCGTCAATTCATGAGAAACTTAATATATTTTTCCTTCTTGTCTTTCTCCTCCACAGCCAATTCATGAAGTTGACCATTGTCTGTACCGAGAATGAATTCCTTTGTGGAAACTACATTTTGAAAGTTAAATCAGAACCTCAAGCAGAAAATGAAATATGTGGAGCAGGGGTCTTCGTTGTACATTAACAATAGTACAATAGCCAGATAAGCAATTAACTGACTACCTTCAGTTATCTGTTGCCTGTTCCATGCAACAACATTCACAACAAGACCTTTCAACTTGCTCAAAACTCGCGGCTTGGTCCATTTCGCATGAGTATAGAAAGATTCAGCTCCACCCTGACCAACGATAGTGGCAATACAATGACACCCCCCTGGATCAACAAAAACCCGGTGGATTGACTGGTCCCCAAGACGACCTGCAGACAGATCAAACTCTGTACtccaaaaaaaagaataatatatCAGACTCTCATCAACCCAACTGAACAAGCATGATACTGATATTAAAGCCTATGAAGCACAGACACATCTAAGAGTAGGTGTGTCGCGGTGTCCGACACACGTGTCGTAAAAGTCAAACAAGTGCCCTATGTTTTTGATAATAGATGGATATATGAATGTTAAATACTATCATATATGTAGTGGTGTCAAATTCCTATGTTTTTGAAATAATCGGTGTTGGAATGTCGAGTCAGAGTATGTGCTTGATAGATTAAAGCACAAGAAAAATTACAAATTCCAGCATTATCAACCAATAAAACAGAATGGTCCTAACTCTATATTTCAGTCTAATAGCAAATAAATTAGACACTCAAAATACTAAATTTAAGATTGCCTATCAAAAGGGGCTCAAATGCCAATTCATTTTCACTATGAAGAACACAAAGCAAGATCAAAAATCAATACAAAATTTATATCCACAAAGTATCAACACAAAAAAGGTGAAACTTTACCAAACGAATCGCCAACTCCAAAATCATGCCTAATGACCCATCCTTTGCTAGTTCCAAGAACAATGACATCGTTTCCAGCAGCCATACAAGTGATAACTCCACGCCCCTTTGCAGCTTGTCGTTCAAGAAGGTCCACCGTGAACACTTGCCTACCTTGATCCAACTGTCAATTGCAATTTTGACTGAAAATCAAAATGATTGAAATGGAAATTAAGAAGAGATGTGAAGAGACAATACAAACCTCAAGATAAAGTTTCTTCTTACACATAACCGTTCCTTG from Vicia villosa cultivar HV-30 ecotype Madison, WI unplaced genomic scaffold, Vvil1.0 ctg.001425F_1_1, whole genome shotgun sequence harbors:
- the LOC131635100 gene encoding vacuolar sorting protein 18-like; this translates as MCKKKLYLELDQGRQVFTVDLLERQAAKGRGVITCMAAGNDVIVLGTSKGWVIRHDFGVGDSFEFDLSAGRLGDQSIHRVFVDPGGCHCIATIVGQGGAESFYTHAKWTKPRVLSKLKGLVVNVVAWNRQQITEVSTKEFILGTDNGQLHELAVEEKDKKEKYIKFLMN